Genomic DNA from Triticum dicoccoides isolate Atlit2015 ecotype Zavitan chromosome 4B, WEW_v2.0, whole genome shotgun sequence:
GAGGTTGTTGCAACAAAAATGGCGTCTTCGTCGTCGCCGGTCACGCCTCGATCGTAAAAAAGCGCCATGGCCgcatgaatggatgtagcaaaacacACAGACGGTAGTAGCAAAAAATTGACACGGTTGTAGCTTTTCTCACAAATGGTTGAAGCTTTTCCCCTCTATGATGGAAGCTTTTCTGTAAACCATTGAAACTTTTTCGTTTTGAGCAGCGCCTGGGTGAAATCTTCCTCTATCGTTCGGTCGCAGCAAAATCACAGAGAGACGCCATGGCCGTCGTCGAGGAAGATTTCTCAatctctggttgaagctttttcatctgCAGGTTGAAGCTTTTGGTCAAACGGTTGTAACATTTCCTCTATTTTGttgtctggttgaagcttttttatctACCGGATATAGCTTTTTGTGTCCATGGTAGTAGCACGGGAAAACGCCGTTTGCAACTCTCCCAGTACCGCGGTTGCAACTCCTCCCCGTGGCCATGGTTGTAGCACGGGTACCTCGGTCCTCCCGGCGTTTTGCCTGTCGCCGGTTGCAACaaaaggggaagagaggaggaggaaaagggaagagagggagaaggaaaaagaaGAGGTGGGAAGGCGAGCGGGGCTGCAATCTATATCCATGACCGACGGCGAGCTGCTCCACGCGCTACAATGGAGAAGATGAGATGGGGTCAGACGGCTGGCGgaaggaagaagaagcaaagaaaaaagaaaaaaaagtgaaaaatggTTGGGTCAACTAAACGCGCGCCTGTCAGCGTGTCCCGCGCGTGAAAAAGGGAAGCGACCGGCCGAGTGCTTCGGCCGGCGCACCAGGCCCAAACACTTACCTTATCAAAAAGGGTTCGCTTGCCACCCTTCTCGTCGTGAGTTAATTTTTTTCGTTATTTTTTAACATAATACAGGCGCAGAGCTCATACATACACATACCTttgtgaatgcacacacgcacgcccTGCCCatatgagcacctctgagagactggactagcacatcatcttgagattggcGAGGTCGATACAAACGCTTTCGTAGTCGACagaaacatctcctcccactgaatgcacattgccggaagaattgaaataaattcagaaaaatacgAGCACCCGGTGTCAAGTCTAGGACGGGAAGTCTGGTGGGTTGTGGGCATATtattgtcctcctaaccatccaaccacaagttggttGGCAATGTTGCGATaatgttagagcatctacagccgcggCCTGCAAATCCGGGCTCCTAAATGCCCGCGGTCGCATCCGGGCGCATCCACGGACACTCCTTAAATCTTGTCGTCCACATCCAAATATCTAATATCCGGTACCTCATATCCATACTAAGCATGCAACGTAGGAAAAAAACATAGATCATCACACACACATAGAATCGAACATAGAAATGCACATTCCGATCACCAAAAGATCACCGACGGATGTCCAAAAGATCGCCAAAGTTCACATAATTCACATACACGACGGACAAGTTTGAACTAGATTACTAAAAACTTGAAATTGAAGACAGAGATGGCGGAGCTTCGCCACTTCCTCGCCAGCCCTTTGCCCTTGCGGTCGCCGGCGTAGTTGTAGGCGTCAACGGTTGGTGGTGGATCGTACGAGTCGTCGTCGGAGGTGTCAGAGAGGATGATGAGTGCTTTCAACCGTCAGACCTCCCTGGCCTGCTGCCGCTTGAGCTTCGCGAAccgagccgcctccgccgcctcgcgctcggACTGCTCAATGGCAATCCGGAGCACCTTGGCGTTCTTCTGGCGGAGCCGCCGCGCGTCCGTCTCCGCGATCGTAAGCAACCGGCGGTAGACCCATTCAAGGAGCCGCGCGTCCTCGTCAGGCTCCGCCTGCATCCCGCGGCGGCGGTGCATGGACTGCTCCGCCTCCTTCCTCTCCCTTTCCCGCTGCCTCTCGCAGCGGGCGGCGCGCGCAACCAGCAAGAGCAGGGGACGGCATAGGGGAGGCGCGGATTGTGCAGGCCGCCTGTGGGAACTATGCACGGGCCCAGAGGGGTCAGCGCCGGCGGGGAAGCTGCAGATCCGAAGCTGCCCCGGTGTCCACCTTGGACCGCTCCAAGGCGatgtggagggcaagctcaaagcctGGATCCAGCTCGAAGTCGGAGCGACTGCCGGAGCTCGACATTGCCCCGGATGCGATCGGAATCGGTGCGGGGAGAGGAGAGGACGAAGCGAGAGGAGAGCGTGAGTGAGTTAGGGTTTCGGAGCGATGAGCCGGATGAAATTTTTTGTGGGACAGACGTGGGGTCGGTATTAAGCTGGACTTGTCAGGCAGACGCGCCTGGGCGTGCCCGGGCCACCCCATACccaccccatatttgggctggataagaGGGGTGCCGATCAGCCCTGGCGCTTGAGGCCCGTTCATGGCGCCCGCCTAGGTCAAATTTTCGTGACGGCCAATGACTTGACGGGACCCGggcgtccggctgtagatgctcttacatgTGTAGAAAAAAAGGGTGCTCCTAGGGTTTCCATGCTAAAGAGTAGAACGCTCTGGATGCAGAATTTGAGGGAGATCTGCCGACGAGGGAAATGGTGAATCGGGCGTTTTGGGTGGATGCAAAAAGAATACTTATGATTCATATAAACCAAACAACTCATATCCCTGTAAAAAAACATGTAAAAGAAATTCGGCCCTCCAAATAATCAAAGAGTCCAACTGTGTTGTGTAATCGCTTTGCTACCAAATTTTATTGTTTTCAAGTTTCAACCATGTGAGGACGTGTCAATGCAATCCTGCGACTTCTAAAAATCTTCAAATCAGAGAGGCCCCTCATTCCTTCACATTTACTAGCAAAATATGTGACCCGTGCTCTGTAATTGCACCGGCTGCTCTAAAAGCTCCAGCTAAAGATTCCAATTCACGAAAGAGAAATGAAGCCATTCCATGACAGCCAGATTAAATTCCCATGTTCAATGCTAAACATATTGGCCCCAAATCTACAGTAACGCCTATAATAACTGTTCCCTTGCtattcttcctcttcatcctctggtGTGTGCTCTGGAAAAACTTGCTGCGCGGTCCACACGATAGAAAAATGGCCGCCGACAGCAACCGGAAGGCTCCCTGCGGCAAGCCTCAGTTCCTCAAGGTGCTCTTCACGGACTTCATGGAGAAGATGCCGATCCCGGCCAAGTTCATGCGGCGGCACCTGGCAGCGGAGCCCGGGCTCCGGCGGGCCACCCTGATGAGCCCATTGGGCAAATTCTGGCACGTCGACGTGGTCCGAGACGGCCACGGCGGCGACAGCGACGTTTACTTCGCCGGCGGCTGGGCCGAGTTCGTGAGGGCCAACAGGCTGGAGGAGGAGAACTTCCTGGTGTTCAAGTACGAAGGGAACATGGTGTTCACTGTGAAGGTGTTCGAGACGTCCGGGTGCATCAAGAACTACGACGACCTCGTCGTCTCCGGCGCATTGTTAGAGCAGGCAGCACCGAGGAAGCGGTCCAGCACTGGCTGTGGATCGCAGCCTACGTCCAAGGGCCATGGTACGTCTCGCCTCTTCTTCTTCTCAGAATGAGTTTATGTGTGAATGTGTTTTTCCTGCAAAGATATCATGTCACAATTGTTAAGTCTATATTATCTTTTAAGAAATTAACAGTGTGGCTATATATGAAGTATGATCACACAATAGAAAATAACAAACTTCTTTGTTTTTAACAAAAGTACACCTCATGAAAAAGTTAAAGGAAACCAAGATCATGTAGAATCTGCATTTTAGAACTTCTTTGATTAACATTATTTGCAAAACGGATGAATAGAAAAAACACAGGAATCAGTGTCATGGCATATTGAAATCTACTGGATTATATGGTCGTTTGGTTGTGCACAAAAAAGCATGATTTCCTATGGAACCTAGTACAAATCAAACAACCCACGTAGGAAATATTCCAAAGGATcataatcctccaaaattcctataCAATTCCTTTGAATTAAAGGAGGCCTAATAATGTTCCATATTCTCAGTCCTTATAAATGTTTACTTGGGATGTTAATTTCATTGACTGAGTTACAATAGCTTGGAAGTGTTGATGCTTGACATTCTCAAGTCTTATAAACATATCTTCTTTTACCCTCTCAAAAATATTACTaagatttatttatttttgatacaGACCCTTTGCGCTTACTTGTGGAGTACCAAAAATATTAAAATATATAgaatgattttttttccttttgatgGATAGAAGTAATACTTTCACACTCATCAACTACACCCAAAAACTTATCCGTCGCAGAAAAAAAAAACAGCTACACCATAACTCATAGTGATATTTGTGTGAAAAATATGGCGAATGTCAAATAAATCACTATAAGAATCAATGGTGCACATGTGCTAAAGAAGGGATATCATTGTGAATAGGTGATGTTCACCCATTCAACTACATACCCAAAAAAAACCTCGAGGTGTCCCGAAAATACAACTCCTGCGTACGTACAGATAAAACACCTCTCACCATTTCCAATATTCTGTGTAAACAAATCTGCACATATATACCAGCTAGGTAGATATAGCAAGCGTAAGAATCAGGAAGATTAACAATGGGGCTTATCTTGTATGTTTCGCAGGTGGTACACATGCTCAGAAAACCAGGAAGGTCAGTGACAGGAGCCTTACCGGTGATGGTGCCATACAGGCAAAGAAGCAGTACAAACCTCGCAGGATTCTGATGGAAGACAATGATGGCGAGCAAGATGCCACCACAGAGAAGTACGCCCAagcggacacccactccggcatcGCAACGGAGGCCAAGGAGTCCGAGTACACCGGCACCCTCCCTTTCTACGCCAAGACGGCGACTCCTTGCAACATTCGCTACAGCTACATGGCAAGTTCTTTAGCTGGTTCAAAATCAAATCTATACTCTCTAGTTCAGATAGATATGCACTGTGAACTTATAGTGTTTGTTTTGGCTTGGGCCTCGTGTAGAACATCGGGAAGAAGTTCTGCGTCATGAACGGCATCGCGACGAACCGGCTGATGATACTCAAGGACTCGGGCGGGAGGTCGTGGCCCGTGAAGCTGACGCTGACGAGCGACCAGGCGCGCATGAAGGCTGGGTGGGGCCACTTCTCCGGCCACCATGGGATCAAGGTCGGGGACCTCTGTGTCTTCCACCTCGTCGACGAGCACACCTTCAACGTCAGCATAAGGCGGGCCGAGTAATAATAAAGTGTTTTGTCTACTGGTGCTCTGTGTGGGATGTGTCTTTTTCCATACTATCTTGGATTTGTCCCTTTAGCTttggtaataataataataataataaagtgtcTCGGATTCCAAACAGCATGCATTTTAGATGTAACCACATACACTACTGGAAACTCGCTGACAAACAGAGTAGCAGCTGAAACCATATGAGGCAGGTGAATGAAATGGAACACAATGAATTCATATCAATGATCTCAGATATGTAAAAGTGCCATTAGCATGCAAATAAACCAAAAAGAACAAGAATGTTACATTGCTATGTGCCATACAGGACTAGTTTATACTTCCACAGACACATGATTTCACCATCCGAAGACCATATGCAGTCAATGGAAAAGAAGCAAACGACATACTGTGCAACAAAAAATAATTTGGTGATGGTTTAAGTTAGACTATCAAAATCTTAAGAATAGGCAGCAGCATGCCTGTCCAACGACAAATCTACAGAGTAGGCAGCATAGTAGAAACACGATTATGTTGTTAATGTATCTTTCATTGGCATACATATTTTCTTCAAACGGCTTAATGCTGTTACATGATGTTTCCCAAAAAAAGATTATTTTTCTGCCGCTTCACAAGAATTAAACAACAAAGCAAAAATGATGAACAAATGGACTGTTGTGTACTAAGTACCAATATTTGCATTTTGCGATCTTATACTGCAGTGTGCGCATCATGTCTGGAGCAACAGGATCCTGATCAAATCATCACACCGATCACCTAAAAGAGGGGGCAATTAGCACTATGCTTCACACAAAAATTGAACTCCATGACAACGATACGTATTCACTGCGTTAAACAAAATCTATGATTGCAAATATATTATCCAGAATTACCTCTATTGAAACTTTGGAATGCTAATAATCACTTGGATTTTATCAGCGCCATCCAAATAATATTCACATCCAAGGTGATGCGTGGACCAGGCAAAGATCACTTCCTGCGTATACTGCGCTGGCATCATGACCACTTGCCAGCTAGTGATCACATGTTGCATCTTCTCCTGCTGTATAATTTCAAATGATGCTTGGTTCTAAGGGTGACAACGCTATTACATACTGCAACATTGCCAGCCAATATGGTATCTCCAAGAGCTGATGTATAAGAGTAGTAACACCCGTCAACAATAGCACGATCCTACTTTCCTTCCTCCAGTTTATGCTACAAGAACTGGATGTTTGAAATTCATCTCAATGCAGGATCATCTCCAAATTTCAGTTTGTCTGCTCAATTGATCTTCTCGATTCTGCAGGACCACCCAGTGAAGTTGAAGACTGTTTTCCTTGGACTTGGATTATGGTTTTAACAGCCTAGCCATACGTAATGCTGCCCGAACTTTCCTCACGTCATTCTGAAACCCTGCACTACGAAGGCCAGCGATGACAGCACGCTTTGCAGATGCAAGAACACTGTTCCCTTCACGCAAGCAGATCCGCAAGAATTTGGATGCCATATGATACCTACCCACCTTACATAGACCATGGACTAGTGATGTGTAAGTAAAATCATCCTTCAGTTTCATGTTGTGAAGTAATTTGATGGCTGCATCCACCTCATCAGATTTGCAGAGTGCGTCCACCAAGCAATTgtaagcaacaatatttgattccATGTCCCTTATCTCCATGTAACATAACTGCTTATGTGCAGCCTCGAAATGCCCCATCTTGGACAAACCATTAACCAAAATTGAGAATGTGTACTCATCACTCTCCAGACCACCCTCTTCCATCATACTCAGCAGCTCAAACGCGTCATCCAGCTTCCCTTCCTGGAATCGCAGGTAAATCAGCGTATTATAGCATGCACTGTCAAGACTGAACCCACTCCGTATCATTAGCTCACTGTAGGTATTGGCTTCTTCCATCCGTCCCTTCTTGACTAACGCACTAATCACCGTGCAGTATGGGAAGAGATCTGGAATGTACCCTCCGTCAAGCAATGACAAGAAGGTCTCCAGCCCCTGATCAAACCTGCCATACTTAAAGCAGCACTTCATGACCGTCGTGTAAGTGACGATGTTCGGGGCATGCTCGGTCCTCCCAAGCTCCCTGAGGACCATGCGGGCATAGCCCACCTTGCCTGACTTGCACAGCCCATTGATCATTGTGTTGTAAGTCACAATGCCCACCGGGAGCCCCGTCCTCTGCAGGTACCTGAACATCCTGTAGGCGTTCGTCGCGTGGCCGAACCTGAAGAGCCCATCCAGGAGTGTGTTGTAGGTGGTGGCGCACGGCGCGACGCCTTTCTCGGCCATATCGGCGAACACCCGGTAGGCATCCTCTGGGTGGCCAGACCGGAACAAGCAGTGCATGAGCGCGTTGTAGCTCCAGGCGTCGGGGGCGACCCCCGCCTGGAGCATTTCGTCGAACAGGTCGAGGGCGCGCATCGTGAGCCCACCCCGCGCGGCGCCGGCGATGAGGGAGTTGTAGGTGACGGCGTCGGGGCTCACCCCGGCCTCCCGCATCCGGCGCAGGACGGCGAACCCCGCGTCGAGGCCCGAGGCGCGGCAGTGCGCGGCGAGGAGGGTGTTGTAGGTGACGACGTCGGGGGGCATGCCGAGGCGGATGGCGTCGACGAGGACGGACTCCGCCCGGGCGAGGCCGCCGCCGCGGCAGAGCGCCGCGAGGCAGACGTTCATGAGCCGCGTGGACAGCCGCGTCCGCGCCCAGGTCATTGCTCCTTCCCCGCCTCCTCCTCACCGCGAGACTATCTTCCGGTTCCGGGCTCGCTTCGACTCCCATGCAGCTCGCTCGCTGTCCAGAACAACTTGCCGAGTTCACGACGAGCAAGGCCGGCGCCTTGTTATGGGGTAAGCGCTCGGCTGCAGGAGGCGGCGAGAGGttggtggcggcgacggc
This window encodes:
- the LOC119295243 gene encoding putative pentatricopeptide repeat-containing protein At4g17915, which translates into the protein MTWARTRLSTRLMNVCLAALCRGGGLARAESVLVDAIRLGMPPDVVTYNTLLAAHCRASGLDAGFAVLRRMREAGVSPDAVTYNSLIAGAARGGLTMRALDLFDEMLQAGVAPDAWSYNALMHCLFRSGHPEDAYRVFADMAEKGVAPCATTYNTLLDGLFRFGHATNAYRMFRYLQRTGLPVGIVTYNTMINGLCKSGKVGYARMVLRELGRTEHAPNIVTYTTVMKCCFKYGRFDQGLETFLSLLDGGYIPDLFPYCTVISALVKKGRMEEANTYSELMIRSGFSLDSACYNTLIYLRFQEGKLDDAFELLSMMEEGGLESDEYTFSILVNGLSKMGHFEAAHKQLCYMEIRDMESNIVAYNCLVDALCKSDEVDAAIKLLHNMKLKDDFTYTSLVHGLCKVGRYHMASKFLRICLREGNSVLASAKRAVIAGLRSAGFQNDVRKVRAALRMARLLKP
- the LOC119295244 gene encoding putative B3 domain-containing protein Os04g0346900 isoform X2, whose product is MFNAKHIGPKSTVTPIITVPLLFFLFILWCVLWKNLLRGPHDRKMAADSNRKAPCGKPQFLKVLFTDFMEKMPIPAKFMRRHLAAEPGLRRATLMSPLGKFWHVDVVRDGHGGDSDVYFAGGWAEFVRANRLEEENFLVFKYEGNMVFTVKVFETSGCIKNYDDLVVSGALLEQAAPRKRSSTGCGSQPTSKGHGGTHAQKTRKVSDRSLTGDGAIQAKKQYKPRRILMEDNDGEQDATTEKYAQADTHSGIATEAKESEYTGTLPFYAKTATPCNIRYSYMASSLAGSKSNLYSLVQIDMHCELIKFCVMNGIATNRLMILKDSGGRSWPVKLTLTSDQARMKAGWGHFSGHHGIKVGDLCVFHLVDEHTFNVSIRRAE
- the LOC119295244 gene encoding putative B3 domain-containing protein Os04g0347400 isoform X1; the protein is MFNAKHIGPKSTVTPIITVPLLFFLFILWCVLWKNLLRGPHDRKMAADSNRKAPCGKPQFLKVLFTDFMEKMPIPAKFMRRHLAAEPGLRRATLMSPLGKFWHVDVVRDGHGGDSDVYFAGGWAEFVRANRLEEENFLVFKYEGNMVFTVKVFETSGCIKNYDDLVVSGALLEQAAPRKRSSTGCGSQPTSKGHGGTHAQKTRKVSDRSLTGDGAIQAKKQYKPRRILMEDNDGEQDATTEKYAQADTHSGIATEAKESEYTGTLPFYAKTATPCNIRYSYMNIGKKFCVMNGIATNRLMILKDSGGRSWPVKLTLTSDQARMKAGWGHFSGHHGIKVGDLCVFHLVDEHTFNVSIRRAE